In the genome of Tannockella kyphosi, one region contains:
- a CDS encoding RloB family protein, producing MAPLKTYSNWFVRSDDNKEQIEPFKSYYIICEGQNTEKWYFESLIDRKRELGIHASIDIKYLEKTKEDKDLSHPIKLMELANKFKENNNRQFDKNHDEMIIVFDADIYEENKERYDSLIKEASKDNILAITNPGFELFLLLHIENSLDEIIVPHEQEIVSNQKVGNQRFIAHLFRKTTGMNAKKNSRISELSKDIQIAINQEKNINNDITKTNGKLTSNVAKVISDILNDQVEF from the coding sequence ATGGCACCCCTTAAAACATATTCTAATTGGTTTGTAAGAAGTGATGATAACAAAGAACAAATAGAACCTTTCAAAAGTTATTATATTATATGTGAAGGGCAAAATACGGAGAAATGGTATTTTGAGAGCTTAATTGATAGGAAGAGAGAATTAGGAATACATGCTTCTATTGATATAAAGTATCTTGAAAAAACAAAAGAAGATAAAGATTTATCGCATCCTATAAAATTAATGGAGTTGGCTAACAAATTTAAAGAAAATAATAACAGACAATTTGATAAGAATCATGACGAAATGATTATTGTCTTTGATGCTGATATCTATGAAGAGAATAAAGAAAGATATGATTCTTTAATTAAAGAAGCTTCAAAAGATAATATTCTTGCAATAACAAACCCTGGATTCGAGTTATTCTTACTGTTGCATATTGAAAACTCATTGGATGAGATTATTGTTCCTCATGAACAGGAGATTGTTAGCAATCAAAAAGTAGGGAATCAACGTTTTATAGCTCATTTATTTAGAAAAACAACCGGTATGAATGCAAAAAAGAATTCGCGTATAAGTGAATTATCTAAAGACATACAAATAGCAATAAATCAAGAAAAGAATATAAATAATGATATTACTAAAACAAATGGAAAACTAACAAGTAATGTTGCAAAAGTAATATCGGATATTCTTAATGATCAAGTAGAATTCTAG